ATAAATTTGGTTGAAATACTCTTGAAAACTGTTGCAAttttctatacttgtgggtcatcagtagctCATGGACTTGATACAGTGAGTTATATCCCGTGTCCCATGGATGCTAATATGATATCACATAATTTGACTAGGCGGGTTTATGATTTTAAAATTGTACTAGTAAATTGGGAGGGTGTCCCGTTGAGTTTTATTATCCCAGACATTGTTTTTGATGTAACCATCATTTGATGTTGATAAAGTGCGCCCAAGGGCACTCCCAAAAAACAAAATCTCGGCCACAAGAGGAGGATTACACCCAATAAATCATAGTTATGGAATTAAATCCCAAATTTCCCTGTGCTATTCGCGTTTGAAATCCTAGCAAAAGGGGATGCAATTTAGAACTTCCGGAGACACTGTGGCTCTTCCCCGATCTCGCTCCCACGCTCCCTCCTCCTTCTGCCTGACGATGAGACCTTCCAGGGGCGCGAGAGATCTGCTCACTTGCACAACGCACATACAACAAGTTGCTAGATGGGCGTTCGAGCAAATATTAGAAGAGACGAATATCCAATGATACCACACCTTAAATGCTCCTATGATAccatttcaaaaaaatcaaattcaaatgTTTAAAAAAATTCTTTAaaaaatcatgatgatcacaaggaATGTATCTACAACCCCTAAAAAATTTTGTTTCTAATTTGAAATGCACATTGAGAATAAAAAAACAAATCCAGGTGTGAATGGTGCAAATTTTGCTTTTGTCTTTTTGTGACACTAGTCATgctagatttgtcttttttgtttcccaATTTGTATTTCAAATTGGATATGATTTTTAGGGGTTGTAGTCACATACGTTGTTTATACATTCACAAaagaaattcagaattttttgaaatgttcaAAATTGATTTTTCCAATATAATGGGAAtatgtttcaaaattttcaaataccTTTTCTTAGACACCAAAATTTCAAATACCTGATACACAAGTAGTGAATTCAGGAGCTCAGCCCGGACCTTCCCGCGAAGGCGCGAAGCCAAGCCTACTTGTGTTGGCGCCGCAACGCGAGAGGCatggctctcctcctcctcctccacctcttcctcttcctccgcctcgttacctccgccgccgccgactcgtttCCGGCCACTGCGATCTTCGTCCTCGGTGACTCCACTGCAAGCTGTGCCGCCACCACGCTGTCCCTCAACCTCACACCCCCGTCCTCTTTCTCTAGCCCCTGCCTCttccactccggccgccgccgcctcctccccgacatCCTTGGTAAGCACCTTGAACGCCCCCGTTCCACTAAACCCCTCGAGCTCTGCTCCTAATTCGCGCACCATTGCGTCCGTGCATGCAGCCGCCAAAATGGAGCTCTCGCCACCGCCGCTCATCTCCACGCTCAACGGCTCAGCGGCCGCGGCCGCGATGGGCGTCAACTTCGGCGGCGAGGAGGGCGAGAGCGGCGGAGCCGGCGTGTTCCGCATGGGCGCCGTCGGGCAGCAGCTGCGGCTGGCCGCCGAGACGCTGCAGCTGCTGCGCCTCGAGGCCGCCACGCCGGGCGAGGCGTCCGCGGCCGTGGCCGGCGCCGTCTTCGTGGTGTCCTTCGGCGCCGACGCGTACGCGCGGCTGCTCGCGCGCGGGTCCGAGGCGGACGCGTCGGCGCCCAAGCACGGCCGCCGCGGCTTCGCCCGCCTCCTGGCCGGCCGCGTGGCGCGCGCGGTGCAGGAGCTGTACGAGGCGGACGTGAGGAGGGTGGCGGTGCTGGGGGTGCCGCCGCTGGGGTGCGCGCCGCGGGTGATGTGGGACGGGCTGCACCTCGTGGACGGCCGCGGGTGCGTGGAGGAGGCCAACGAGCTCGTCCAGGGGTACAACGCCAGGGTGGAGGCGCAGCTGGACGCGCTCCGACCGGAGCTGCCCGGCGCCGACATCGTCTTCTGCGACGTCTACAAGGGGGTCATGGAGATGATCACCAATCCCGCCGCCTATGGTAACATTACTTTTACGAACCGGGATTATCTGTTCTGTGCATGATCACCAATCTGAATCGACGTTCGCCGCATTGCGCTTTTTTGTTACTGCAAGCACATTCAGGACATGAAGTCATGAACACCTGCTGCTACCGGGTGTTCAGTCAGTTCCATGTCAGGGTGAGCCATGCTGTGCTTGTTTTTCAAACTTATCTTAGCTGGGTTGATCGGTGATCGAAGCGTCTTAACCAATTAATAGTACTAATAAAATACTTGTTGCTACCTCGGTTAGTTACCTTCTTGGTCAGTTGTGTGCAAAATCAGTTCTTCTAGTTATAGTATTTCACCGATGCAAAAAAAGAAAAGTTATAGTATTTCAAAATAATAATAACGGAAACTAGTTGTCATGACAAGAAAAATAGATGGtcacattcttttcttttctttttggcgtCAAAAGGTGCCTTGTACAATATTGAGACGACAGAATAAGCTGTGAGGTCTACGCATACAGTAATTAGCCGTCCCTATTATGGGATTCGTGATCCTTTTATATGTAGATTGACGCTCATTAAGATGCAGAAAGTCATGTTCATCGGTGCAATGATAGTTTTTTTGAAGCCACCATCAATTGCTGGCATATACTATATTATGGGGGTAGGGAGCAGTATTTACAAGGCCGCCGGCGCGATGCTgaaggaaaaaaaacagagaaAAGGAAAACAACGCCCCTTGGGCCACGCTGGGTAGGGCGATCTCTAACGTGGGATCCCACGGGTGCTGCAATTATTTTGCTCCCGCCAATCTCGGTACAGTGATAGTACATAGGAGTAGGGTTGTAAACGAGTCGAGTTCGAGCGAGTTGGACTAGCTCAGCTCAAATTATACtaaaa
Above is a window of Triticum dicoccoides isolate Atlit2015 ecotype Zavitan chromosome 5B, WEW_v2.0, whole genome shotgun sequence DNA encoding:
- the LOC119309388 gene encoding GDSL esterase/lipase At1g71250-like, which gives rise to SAAADSFPATAIFVLGDSTASCAATTLSLNLTPPSSFSSPCLFHSGRRRLLPDILAAKMELSPPPLISTLNGSAAAAAMGVNFGGEEGESGGAGVFRMGAVGQQLRLAAETLQLLRLEAATPGEASAAVAGAVFVVSFGADAYARLLARGSEADASAPKHGRRGFARLLAGRVARAVQELYEADVRRVAVLGVPPLGCAPRVMWDGLHLVDGRGCVEEANELVQGYNARVEAQLDALRPELPGADIVFCDVYKGVMEMITNPAAYGFEEARDACCGLGPFGGTIGCLTREMACPTPQGHVWWDLYSVTETVNTLLADWAWSVPPSPDSNTSVCRPITLQQLAGQADAPPPPVMV